One Onychostoma macrolepis isolate SWU-2019 chromosome 15, ASM1243209v1, whole genome shotgun sequence DNA segment encodes these proteins:
- the si:dkey-4p15.5 gene encoding zona pellucida-like domain-containing protein 1 isoform X1, whose protein sequence is MMSEGNPQEGEVTHQKFIDPKVCLRMIRIVQLLCLSGLLLQCEGQGLQSCLTHPTYRPAENADMTVMCGTNHMFLKVFICPMYFGGYNESLMALNAKFNIPACRGVADWTVNPPVLLFNFSISQETLTLCGNNMNITSQVGSGVFSDFSQIQSVNVSGLINSWDPSTSTITYRQQLMYQFSCLYPLQYLVNNTELSVSGVSLAVKDNNGTFVSTLSMGLYTTANYTTKLQIPGSGLQLKTRIYVQVKATNLTNKFNVLLDRCYATTSPYPTSSTSYDLFIGCNRDAQTKIDWNGLSQEAHFSFEAFRFLEHKNLTISTFYLHCATRLCENSTCASLLPKCVTKREARSPENNSTNVATVSSGPIRTRVDNGGLLPARFTSSASIPQLTYVGVATGLLSFFLFDWLSTSGLAQ, encoded by the exons ATGATGTCAGAAGGAAACCCTCag GAAGGAGAAGTTACTCATCAGAAGTTTATAGATCCAAAAG TTTGCCTCAGGATGATCAGAATAGTCCAGCTATTGTGTCTTTCTGGCCTTCTTCTACAGTGTGAAGGTCAGGGTCTCCAGTCATGCCTCACTCACCCCACGTACAGACCGGCAG AAAACGCCGACATGACAGTGATGTGTGGAACCAAtcatatgtttttaaaagttttcattTGTCCAATGTATTTCGGGGGATACAACGAATCACTAATGGCGCTCAATGCTAAGTTTAACATCCCAGCCTGCCGTGGAGTAGCGGACTGGACTGTCAATCCTCCCGTATTGCTGTTCAACTTCTCAATCTCTCAGGAGACTCTCACACTTTGTGGCAACAATATGAAC ATTACAAGTCAAGTGGGATCAGGAGTATTCTCAGACTTCTCTCAGATCCAGTCTGTTAATGTCTCTGGATTAATCAATTCCTGGGATCCCAGCACCAGCACTATCACTTACAGGCAACAACTGATGTACCAGTTTTCATGTCTGTATCCACTGCAGTATTTAGTCAACAACACTGAGCTCAGCGT TTCAGGAGTGAGTCTAGCAGTAAAGGACAACAATGGCACCTTCGTCAGTACTCTAAGCATGGGTCTTTACACT ACTGCCAACTATACTACCAAACTCCAGATACCAGGATCTGGGCTGCAGTTGAAAACTCGCATATATGTGCAGGTCAAGGCAACAAATCTCACAAACAA GTTCAATGTGTTGCTGGACCGTTGCTATGCCACAACAAGCCCGTATCCAACCAGCAGCACCTCTTATGATCTTTTTATTGG gtgTAATCGTGATGCCCAGACAAAGATTGATTGGAACGGGTTATCCCAGGAAGCTCACTTCTCCTTTGAGGCCTTCCGCTTTTTGGAACACAAAAACCTGACCATCTCCACTTTCTACCTGCATTGTGCTACCCGACTCTGTGAGAACTCCACTTGTGCCTCCTTGCTTCCG AAATGCGTTACGAAAAGAGAAGCACGGTCTCCGGAGAACAACTCTACTAATGTTGCCACTGTCTCCTCAGGACCAATCAGAACTAGAGTTGACAACG GTGGCCTTTTGCCCGCTAGAT TTACCTCATCAGCATCCATCCCTCAGCTGACTTATGTTGGTGTAGCCACTGGCTTGCTGAGCTTCTTTCTATTTGACTGGCTGTCTACATCAGGACTTGCACAGTGA
- the si:dkey-4p15.5 gene encoding zona pellucida-like domain-containing protein 1 isoform X2, whose amino-acid sequence MIRIVQLLCLSGLLLQCEGQGLQSCLTHPTYRPAENADMTVMCGTNHMFLKVFICPMYFGGYNESLMALNAKFNIPACRGVADWTVNPPVLLFNFSISQETLTLCGNNMNITSQVGSGVFSDFSQIQSVNVSGLINSWDPSTSTITYRQQLMYQFSCLYPLQYLVNNTELSVSGVSLAVKDNNGTFVSTLSMGLYTTANYTTKLQIPGSGLQLKTRIYVQVKATNLTNKFNVLLDRCYATTSPYPTSSTSYDLFIGCNRDAQTKIDWNGLSQEAHFSFEAFRFLEHKNLTISTFYLHCATRLCENSTCASLLPKCVTKREARSPENNSTNVATVSSGPIRTRVDNGGLLPARFTSSASIPQLTYVGVATGLLSFFLFDWLSTSGLAQ is encoded by the exons ATGATCAGAATAGTCCAGCTATTGTGTCTTTCTGGCCTTCTTCTACAGTGTGAAGGTCAGGGTCTCCAGTCATGCCTCACTCACCCCACGTACAGACCGGCAG AAAACGCCGACATGACAGTGATGTGTGGAACCAAtcatatgtttttaaaagttttcattTGTCCAATGTATTTCGGGGGATACAACGAATCACTAATGGCGCTCAATGCTAAGTTTAACATCCCAGCCTGCCGTGGAGTAGCGGACTGGACTGTCAATCCTCCCGTATTGCTGTTCAACTTCTCAATCTCTCAGGAGACTCTCACACTTTGTGGCAACAATATGAAC ATTACAAGTCAAGTGGGATCAGGAGTATTCTCAGACTTCTCTCAGATCCAGTCTGTTAATGTCTCTGGATTAATCAATTCCTGGGATCCCAGCACCAGCACTATCACTTACAGGCAACAACTGATGTACCAGTTTTCATGTCTGTATCCACTGCAGTATTTAGTCAACAACACTGAGCTCAGCGT TTCAGGAGTGAGTCTAGCAGTAAAGGACAACAATGGCACCTTCGTCAGTACTCTAAGCATGGGTCTTTACACT ACTGCCAACTATACTACCAAACTCCAGATACCAGGATCTGGGCTGCAGTTGAAAACTCGCATATATGTGCAGGTCAAGGCAACAAATCTCACAAACAA GTTCAATGTGTTGCTGGACCGTTGCTATGCCACAACAAGCCCGTATCCAACCAGCAGCACCTCTTATGATCTTTTTATTGG gtgTAATCGTGATGCCCAGACAAAGATTGATTGGAACGGGTTATCCCAGGAAGCTCACTTCTCCTTTGAGGCCTTCCGCTTTTTGGAACACAAAAACCTGACCATCTCCACTTTCTACCTGCATTGTGCTACCCGACTCTGTGAGAACTCCACTTGTGCCTCCTTGCTTCCG AAATGCGTTACGAAAAGAGAAGCACGGTCTCCGGAGAACAACTCTACTAATGTTGCCACTGTCTCCTCAGGACCAATCAGAACTAGAGTTGACAACG GTGGCCTTTTGCCCGCTAGAT TTACCTCATCAGCATCCATCCCTCAGCTGACTTATGTTGGTGTAGCCACTGGCTTGCTGAGCTTCTTTCTATTTGACTGGCTGTCTACATCAGGACTTGCACAGTGA